A single genomic interval of Carettochelys insculpta isolate YL-2023 chromosome 28, ASM3395843v1, whole genome shotgun sequence harbors:
- the ATP5MC1 gene encoding ATP synthase F(0) complex subunit C1, mitochondrial isoform X2 codes for MQTPVALLASSALFRCCSRALARPVSISVLNRPETQIVQPSGASHLQLAHRQFQTSATSRDIDTAAKFIGAGAATVGVAGSGAGIGTVFGSLIIGYARNPSLKQQLFSYAILGFALSEAMGLFCLMVAFLILFAM; via the exons ATGCAGACCCCTGTGGCTCTCCTGGCTTCCTCAGCCCTG TTCCGCTGCTGTTCTAGGGCTCTGGCAAGGCCGGTTTCCATATCTGTACTGAACAGGCCTGAGACTCAGATTGTACAG CCCTCTGGTGCTTCTCATCTACAGCTGGCTCACCGGCAGTTCCAAACAAGTGCTACCTCTAGGGATATTGATACTGCTGCGAAGTTCATTGGTGCAGGTGCTGCCACTGTTGGGGTGGCTGGTTCAGGAGCAGGTATCGGGACAGTGTTTGGCAGCTTGATCATTGGCTATGCCAG GAATCCTTCTCTcaagcagcagctcttctcctATGCCATCCTGGGCTTTGCCCTGTCTGAGGCCATGGGACTCTTCTGTTTGATGGTGGCATTCCTCATCCTGTTTGCTATGTGA
- the ATP5MC1 gene encoding ATP synthase F(0) complex subunit C1, mitochondrial isoform X1, with product MVVGGVLLSWLRSFRAAGVRSTGVTARRSFKMQTPVALLASSALFRCCSRALARPVSISVLNRPETQIVQPSGASHLQLAHRQFQTSATSRDIDTAAKFIGAGAATVGVAGSGAGIGTVFGSLIIGYARNPSLKQQLFSYAILGFALSEAMGLFCLMVAFLILFAM from the exons ATGGTGGTGGGCGGGGTCTTGCTCTCCTGGCTTAGGAGCTTTAGGGCTGCTGGCGTGCGCTCCACTGGGGTTACTGCGCGTCG ATCATTCAAAATGCAGACCCCTGTGGCTCTCCTGGCTTCCTCAGCCCTG TTCCGCTGCTGTTCTAGGGCTCTGGCAAGGCCGGTTTCCATATCTGTACTGAACAGGCCTGAGACTCAGATTGTACAG CCCTCTGGTGCTTCTCATCTACAGCTGGCTCACCGGCAGTTCCAAACAAGTGCTACCTCTAGGGATATTGATACTGCTGCGAAGTTCATTGGTGCAGGTGCTGCCACTGTTGGGGTGGCTGGTTCAGGAGCAGGTATCGGGACAGTGTTTGGCAGCTTGATCATTGGCTATGCCAG GAATCCTTCTCTcaagcagcagctcttctcctATGCCATCCTGGGCTTTGCCCTGTCTGAGGCCATGGGACTCTTCTGTTTGATGGTGGCATTCCTCATCCTGTTTGCTATGTGA